One window from the genome of Populus alba chromosome 15, ASM523922v2, whole genome shotgun sequence encodes:
- the LOC118036373 gene encoding ultraviolet-B receptor UVR8, with amino-acid sequence MEEAKRDEEESKQQQIWSWGAGTEGQLGTGKLEDEYLPQLLHLPFLSSAESISTLACGGAHVIALTSGGRVFTWGRGTTGQLGHGEMLNSLHPKPVSSLQSYVITQVSAGWSHSGFVSDTGLLFTCGDGSFGQLGQGDYRSQSTPVKVDYFANNFVNQIACGMRHSLVLLNGNQVYGFGSGKRGQLGISKDKIKSINLPQVTCGLEDVQIVSISANGDHSAAIDKQPITKQLLI; translated from the exons ATGGAAGAAGCTAAACGGGATGAAGAAGAATCAAAACAGCAACAGATATGGAGTTGGGGGGCAGGAACGGAGGGACAGCTAGGCACAGGGAAGCTTGAAGATGAGTATCTCCCTCAACTCCTTCACCTTCCCTTTCTCTCCTCTGCTGAATCCATTTCTACTCTTGCTTGCGGCGGTGCTCATGTTATTGCCTTGACCTCTG GTGGTAGAGTGTTCACATGGGGCAGGGGCACAACTGGTCAGTTGGGTCATGGAGAGATGCTCAACAGCTTACACCCAAAGCCGGTCAGCTCCTTGCAGAGTTATGTCATTACTCAGGTCTCAGCTGGATGGAGCCATTCTGGGTTTGTCTCAG ACACAGGCTTGCTTTTTACTTGCGGGGATGGCTCCTTTGGCCAGCTTGGGCAAGGGGATTACAGGTCGCAGAGTACCCCTGTTAAAGTCGACTACTTCGctaataattttgttaatcAGATAGCTTGTGGCATGCGCCATTCACTGGTCTTACTTAATG GAAATCAAGTTTATGGTTTTGGTTCTGGAAAGCGTGGTCAACTGGGTATCTccaaagataaaatcaaatcaattaatcTTCCTCAAGTCACTTGTGGGTTAGAAGATGTCCAAATCGTTAGCATCAGTGCAAATGGAGATCACAGTGCTGCAATAGATAAACAACCAATTACAAAACAATTGTTGATTTAG
- the LOC140954640 gene encoding uncharacterized protein, translated as MTMLKNFPEEVLNLWNNWEIRGMVLLSLLLQTILIVFGPRRKTNARSWIRILVWSAYLSADMVATVALGNLARSQGDLSGDVLEKANNSIQAFWAPFLLLHLGGPDTITAYSIEDNELWLRHLLGLVVQVGVAFYVFSRSRGSGILTFIAIPMFIVGIAKYAERSWVLWSSCSKSLKKSSLLDFWRSYRHSRISETPPQVLQENYLLQAYVFSYISKFMMQDLAPGICELISSREVISKNTADGAFKVVEVELGLIYDMLYTKAPLIYSRAGIILRCISSLLSVTVFITFQVKIDKHAYSTTDITITYLLFVAAVFLEFYAFLCLVLSDWTMIWLIDKGGNGLTIVTYSLIRKLTRSERWSRSISQYNLISSSIESEPPKCLGLLGIDEMMRQMHVNRKDLNVGLQGLIFEHLRVKAQKIKEDFNFCDKNLRSKIIGQRGDGVLEREGLLRDYKWCTTEVEFSRSILVWHLATEFCYCDDMKEADAYLNKDGSNVSTKYERSRCLSEYMMYLLVIRPNMLSKGFDDEGYLATLQDLRGLKYPRSKEYQRTLRELWGRDRGRDDEEYQRTILQEMWGVKDRSRDDGEYQRTLRELEGLKDRGPDDEEYQRTSRKSSELVFQGLWKTEKSVLRGGEKLARQLLLLGPEKRWEIINEVWIEMVAYAAAHCPWKEHTQQLRRGGELLTHVSFLMLHLGLSEQYEFNASDSFSELKGTKEEEEEYAHAREKYLKGIADMDGFSVDKHGFLGGERREGGREKLTAVLLRVTATNTRLTNMMGMIWCIEHIPEKRDLVQFGRYMHLLKSVNGACLLARLKHTPTTSKFK; from the exons ATGACAATGCTTAAAAATTTTCCTGAAGAAGTCTTAAATTTATGGAACAATTGGGAGATTCGAGGAATGGTTTTGCTTAGTCTCTTACTACAAACCATCCTCATCGTATTTGGTCCTCGGCGAAAGACCAATGCCAGAAGCTGGATCAGGATTCTCGTTTGGTCTGCATATCTATCAGCAGACATGGTGGCAACTGTTGCACTGGGTAATCTAGCCAGGAGCCAAGGAGATTTATCAGGTGACGTTTTAGAGAAAGCAAACAATTCCATCCAGGCATTTTGGGCACCTTTTCTACTCCTGCACCTTGGTGGCCCCGACACAATCACTGCATACTCGATTGAAGATAACGAGTTGTGGTTAAGGCACTTACTTGGTCTTGTAGTCCAGGTCGGAGTGGCCTTTTATGTCTTCTCCAGGTCTCGGGGTAGCGGCATCCTCACATTCATAGCGATCCCAATGTTCATTGTTGGCATTGCAAAGTATGCAGAGAGGTCTTGGGTGCTCTGGTCTTCATGCTCCAAGAGTTTGAAAAAATCTTCTCTCTTAGATTTTTGGCGTTCATATCGTCATTCGAGAATATCAGAAACTCCTCCACAAGTCCTCCAGGAAAATTATCTTCTTCAagcttatgttttttcttacatATCCAAGTTTATGATGCAGGATCTTGCCCCTGGCATTTGTGAACTAATAAGCAGCCGGGAGGTGATTTCCAAAAATACAGCAGACGGTGCCTTCAAGGTGGTAGAGGTTGAGCTTGGATTAATATATGATATGCTTTATACTAAAGCGCCTCTGATTTACTCCCGTGCCGGAATCATTCTTCGTTGTATCAGCTCTCTGCTCTCTGTTACTGTGTTTATTACCTTCCAGGTCAAGATTGACAAGCATGCCTACTCAACGACCGACATTACAATTACGTATTTATTGTTTGTGGCCGCTGTTTTTCTCgagttttatgcttttttatgcCTTGTTTTGTCTGACTGGACAATGATTTGGTTGATTGATAAAGGAGGGAACGGCCTGACTATTGTAACTTATTCTCTGATAAGGAAGTTAACTAGAAGCGAGAGGTGGTCGAGATCCATATCACAGTATAACCTGATAAGCTCTTCCATTGAAAGCGAGCCACCTAAATGCTTGGGATTGCTGGGAATCGATGAAATGATGAGGCAGATGCATGTGAATCGGAAAGATTTGAATGTTGGCCTACAAGGTCTTATTTTCGAACATCTTCGAGTGAAAGCTCAGAAGATTAAGGAAGATTTTAATTTCTGTGATAAGAATCTCAGAAGTAAAATAATAGGTCAGAGGGGAGATGGTGTGCTAGAAAGAGAGGGACTGTTACGGGACTACAAGTGGTGCACGACTGAAGTAGAATTCAGTCGGAGCATTCTTGTCTGGCATCTCGCAACAGAGTTTTGTTATTGTGATGATATGAAAGAAGCAGATGCTTATCTGAATAAAGATGGAAGTAACGTCTCCACAAAATATGAAAGAAGCAGATGCCTATCTGAATACATGATGTATCTTTTGGTGATAAGACCAAATATGCTCTCTAAAGGATTCGATGATGAGGGATATCTAGCAACCTTGCAAGACTTGCGGGGTCTAAAATATCCTCGTTCTAAGGAATATCAACGTACCTTGCGAGAATTGTGGGGTCGAGATCGTGGTCGTGATGATGAGGAATATCAACGTACTATCTTGCAAGAAATGTGGGGTGTAAAAGATCGTAGTCGTGATGATGGGGAATATCAACGTACCTTGCGAGAATTGGAGGGTCTAAAAGATCGTGGTCCTGATGATGAGGAATATCAACGTACCTCGCGCAAAAGCAGTGAATTAGTGTTTCAAGGTCTTTGGAAAACAGAAAAGTCAGTGTTACGTGGTGGGGAAAAGCTCGCCAGGCAATTGCTTTTATTGGGACCTGAGAAGCGATGGGAGATTATAAATGAAGTTTGGATAGAAATGGTTGCGTATGCGGCAGCTCATTGTCCATGGAAAGAACATACTCAACAACTGAGAAGAGGTGGAGAGTTACTCACTCATGTCTCCTTTCTCATGCTACATCTTGGCTTGAGCGAACAGTACGAATTTAATGCATCAGACTCTTTTTCTGAATTGAAAGGG acaaaggaggaggaggaagaataTGCCCATGCcagagaaaaatatttgaaaggtATTGCAGACATGGACGGGTTCAGTGTCGATAAG CATGGTTTTCTaggaggagagagaagagagggagggagggaaaaaCTCACGGCGGTGCTCCTCCGCGTCACAGCCACCAACACACGCCTCACTAACATGATGGGGATGATATGGTGCATCGAACACATTCCTGAAAAGCGGGATTTGGTGCAATTTGGGCGTTACATGCACCTCCTAAAAAGTGTCAACGGTGCTTGCTTGCTAGCTCGTCTGAAGCATACACCAACCACctctaaatttaaataa